In one Pseudomonas sp. MM211 genomic region, the following are encoded:
- a CDS encoding DUF4124 domain-containing protein: protein MFLLCSVLSTQALSQVYTWVDENGQKHFGSQPPASQQHAEPVNINHGYVGDGRAAAPALPTQNAANGAAPGKVSKREMCQSAMRWTAIDIENLKEMALERKEAGRITAAEYAEGQKNFAGIEERISMQNCVTSSGEDQQRYECLSQGAGVMVCSGLAAAAMEEGMEEAKRKAQKR, encoded by the coding sequence TTGTTCCTGCTGTGCAGCGTCCTCTCTACGCAGGCGCTGAGCCAGGTGTATACCTGGGTGGATGAGAATGGGCAGAAGCATTTCGGCAGTCAGCCACCTGCCTCTCAGCAGCATGCCGAGCCAGTGAACATCAATCATGGGTACGTAGGGGATGGCCGAGCAGCTGCCCCGGCATTGCCTACTCAGAATGCAGCCAATGGCGCTGCTCCAGGCAAAGTGTCGAAGCGAGAAATGTGCCAGAGCGCCATGCGCTGGACGGCTATCGATATCGAGAACCTCAAGGAGATGGCCTTGGAGCGCAAGGAGGCCGGGCGAATCACGGCGGCCGAGTATGCGGAAGGGCAAAAGAACTTCGCCGGCATCGAGGAGCGGATCAGCATGCAGAACTGCGTGACCAGCTCTGGTGAGGATCAGCAGCGCTACGAATGTCTCTCCCAGGGGGCCGGCGTGATGGTCTGCTCGGGCCTGGCCGCCGCAGCGATGGAGGAGGGCATGGAGGAGGCCAAGAGGAAGGCGCAGAAGCGGTAA
- a CDS encoding methyl-accepting chemotaxis protein, translating into MSATADEVARHSAAAARAADEADQAAQEGEATMASTIATIEQMHSEITRTSEVITRLESDSERIGSVLDVIRGIADQTNLLALNAAIEAARAGDAGRGFAVVADEVRNLSFRTASSISEIHQLIANVQSASKEATAAINAGAQQSAAGRAQVGVAGERLHSITEAVEAIRDMNRQIATAAEEQTSVAEDIARNLAEIVSIAQSNEADLQRSESASRAMQGLSGDLSTLAARLKD; encoded by the coding sequence ATGAGCGCAACGGCTGATGAGGTGGCACGGCATTCTGCTGCAGCGGCCCGGGCTGCGGATGAAGCCGATCAGGCTGCCCAGGAAGGCGAAGCGACCATGGCCAGCACCATCGCCACCATCGAGCAGATGCACAGCGAGATCACCCGTACGTCTGAGGTGATCACCCGCCTGGAAAGCGACAGCGAGCGCATCGGCAGTGTGCTGGACGTGATCCGCGGCATCGCCGACCAGACCAACCTGCTGGCCCTCAATGCGGCCATCGAAGCAGCACGCGCGGGCGATGCAGGCAGAGGTTTCGCAGTGGTGGCCGATGAGGTGCGTAATTTGTCGTTTCGCACCGCCAGCTCGATCAGCGAAATCCACCAGTTGATCGCCAACGTGCAGAGCGCCTCGAAGGAAGCCACCGCTGCCATCAATGCCGGAGCCCAGCAGAGCGCAGCAGGTCGTGCCCAGGTCGGCGTTGCTGGCGAACGTTTGCACAGCATCACCGAGGCGGTGGAAGCCATCCGCGACATGAACCGGCAGATCGCTACCGCCGCCGAGGAGCAGACCTCGGTTGCCGAAGACATCGCCCGCAACCTGGCGGAGATTGTCTCCATCGCCCAGAGCAACGAGGCCGACCTGCAGCGCAGCGAGTCGGCAAGCCGCGCCATGCAAGGGCTGTCTGGCGATCTGTCGACGCTGGCAGCGCGCCTCAAGGATTAA
- a CDS encoding LysE family translocator, giving the protein MQQFLIIAAAHFLALLSPGPDFFLVARTSLSAGWRVASGACLGIAVANGVFIVAAFTGVSVLQPGSVPFIVLQLVGCLYLLYLGVLFIRHAGSSVLQAADGAAPAQLTWLQAAGMGFLSGILNPKNALFYVSLASMLGSSQGSVGWKLFYGVWMFAVVLSWGLLVALAIGNGRLLSRFQRALPALERLSGLFLIALALGMLGLLLRN; this is encoded by the coding sequence ATGCAGCAGTTCCTGATCATTGCCGCCGCCCACTTCCTGGCGCTGCTTTCTCCCGGCCCGGATTTCTTTCTGGTCGCCCGCACGTCGCTGTCTGCGGGTTGGCGAGTCGCCAGTGGCGCCTGCCTGGGCATTGCCGTGGCCAACGGTGTGTTCATTGTCGCGGCGTTTACCGGGGTGTCGGTTCTGCAGCCGGGCAGCGTGCCCTTTATCGTGCTGCAGCTGGTCGGCTGCCTGTACCTGCTTTATCTCGGCGTGCTGTTTATTCGCCACGCTGGCAGCAGCGTGCTGCAGGCTGCGGACGGGGCCGCGCCAGCCCAGCTCACTTGGCTGCAAGCCGCCGGCATGGGGTTTCTGTCGGGCATCCTCAACCCCAAGAACGCGCTGTTTTACGTCAGCCTGGCGAGCATGCTCGGCAGTTCGCAGGGCAGCGTCGGCTGGAAGCTGTTCTACGGCGTGTGGATGTTCGCCGTGGTGCTCAGTTGGGGCCTGCTGGTGGCGCTGGCCATCGGTAACGGGCGCCTGCTGAGCCGTTTCCAGCGCGCACTGCCTGCTCTGGAGCGGCTCTCGGGGTTGTTCCTGATCGCCTTGGCGCTGGGAATGCTGGGCCTATTGCTGAGGAACTGA
- a CDS encoding fumarate hydratase: MTVIKQDDLIQSVADALQFISYYHPVDFIQAMHEAYLKEESPAARDSIAQILINSRMCATGHRPICQDTGIVTVFVRVGMDVSWNGATMSVDDMINEGVRRAYNLPENVLRASILADPAGARKNTKDNTPAVIHYSIVPGNTVEVDVAAKGGGSENKSKMAMLNPSDSIVDWVLKTVPTMGAGWCPPGMLGIGIGGTAEKAAVMAKEVLMESIDIHELKKRGPSNRIEEIRLELFEKVNQLGIGAQGLGGLTTVLDVKIMDYPTHAASLPVCMIPNCAATRHAHFVLDGSGPAELEAPDLSAYPEIVWEAGPSARRVDLDTLTPEDVQSWKPGETILLNGKMLTGRDAAHKRMVEMLNKGEELPVDLKGRFIYYVGPVDPIGDEVVGPAGPTTATRMDKFTRQILEQTGLLGMIGKSERGPTAIEAIKDHKAVYLMAVGGAAYLVAQAIKKSKVLAFAEMGMEAIYEFEVKDMPVTVAVDSSGESVHITGPAIWNKKIAESLAVEVQ; encoded by the coding sequence ATGACCGTGATCAAGCAAGACGATCTGATCCAGAGCGTCGCCGACGCCCTGCAGTTCATTTCCTATTACCATCCCGTCGACTTCATTCAGGCCATGCATGAGGCCTATCTGAAAGAAGAGTCGCCTGCTGCCCGCGACTCCATAGCGCAGATCCTGATCAACTCGCGCATGTGCGCCACTGGTCACCGCCCGATCTGCCAGGACACCGGCATCGTTACCGTGTTCGTGCGCGTGGGCATGGACGTAAGCTGGAACGGCGCCACCATGAGCGTCGACGACATGATCAACGAGGGCGTACGCCGCGCCTACAACCTGCCGGAAAACGTCCTGCGCGCCTCGATCCTGGCCGACCCGGCCGGCGCCCGTAAGAACACCAAGGACAACACCCCGGCGGTCATCCACTACTCCATCGTCCCGGGCAACACTGTGGAAGTGGACGTGGCGGCCAAAGGCGGCGGCTCCGAGAACAAGTCGAAGATGGCCATGCTCAACCCGTCCGACTCGATCGTCGACTGGGTACTCAAGACCGTTCCGACCATGGGCGCTGGCTGGTGCCCGCCAGGCATGCTCGGCATCGGTATCGGCGGTACCGCCGAGAAGGCAGCGGTGATGGCCAAGGAAGTGTTGATGGAATCCATCGACATCCACGAGTTGAAAAAGCGTGGCCCGTCCAACCGTATCGAAGAGATACGCCTGGAGCTGTTCGAGAAGGTCAACCAGTTGGGCATCGGCGCCCAGGGCCTGGGCGGCCTGACCACCGTGCTCGACGTCAAGATCATGGATTACCCGACCCACGCCGCGTCCTTGCCGGTGTGCATGATCCCCAACTGCGCCGCGACCCGCCACGCCCACTTCGTGCTCGACGGTTCGGGCCCGGCGGAGCTGGAAGCACCGGATCTTTCCGCCTACCCGGAAATCGTCTGGGAAGCCGGCCCATCGGCTCGTCGTGTCGACCTCGACACCCTGACTCCGGAAGACGTGCAGAGCTGGAAGCCGGGTGAAACCATCCTGCTAAACGGCAAAATGCTCACCGGTCGCGACGCCGCGCACAAGCGCATGGTCGAGATGCTCAACAAGGGTGAAGAACTGCCGGTCGATCTGAAAGGCCGCTTCATCTATTACGTTGGCCCGGTCGACCCGATCGGCGACGAAGTGGTTGGCCCTGCCGGCCCGACCACCGCTACGCGGATGGACAAGTTCACCCGTCAGATCCTCGAACAAACCGGTCTGCTGGGCATGATCGGTAAATCCGAACGCGGCCCTACCGCCATCGAAGCGATCAAGGATCACAAGGCCGTTTACCTGATGGCAGTCGGTGGCGCAGCCTACCTGGTGGCTCAGGCGATCAAGAAGTCCAAGGTACTGGCTTTCGCCGAAATGGGCATGGAGGCGATCTACGAGTTCGAGGTCAAGGACATGCCAGTCACCGTCGCGGTCGACAGCAGCGGCGAGTCGGTGCATATCACGGGCCCAGCAATCTGGAACAAGAAGATCGCTGAAAGCCTGGCGGTTGAAGTGCAGTAA
- a CDS encoding GGDEF domain-containing protein: MTSSNRRMTQKTLQSLLLKRFRMAVATYFMIALLVAIAHYHELFGVRGSAVLTLLGMTVVSQLAFLALFVSGRNLRLRDPSLTEAQVLVGLALLTIMIAMLDEGRGSFLLIYPLALLFGLFQLPPTVFFRCAALAFLGFVAINLYDAYRFRMSDPGLATLQVCALGLVLFWLSLFAAYMQSMRQRMRQRRFALQAHQETLRGMMRQLEDLVATDELTGLCNRRHFLRMAALELEGLSPKAKHGLALIDLDHFKVINDRHGHAAGDRVLQAFAGAATACLREGDIIARYGGEEFVLLVPNTDTDAFLSCCERLRVAFSEVEPIGVNVQNLSLSVGMTLVSMHDDLDEALHRADQALYHAKRTGRNRCASTWEQADA; the protein is encoded by the coding sequence ATGACCTCTAGCAACCGCCGTATGACCCAGAAAACGTTGCAAAGCCTGTTGCTGAAACGCTTCAGGATGGCTGTTGCCACCTATTTTATGATTGCCTTGTTAGTCGCAATCGCGCATTACCACGAACTGTTCGGTGTCCGCGGTTCCGCTGTACTCACGTTGCTCGGCATGACCGTGGTTAGCCAACTGGCATTTCTTGCCCTATTCGTCTCGGGCCGTAACCTGCGCCTTCGTGATCCTAGCCTTACCGAAGCTCAAGTGCTGGTTGGCTTGGCCTTGCTGACGATAATGATCGCCATGCTCGATGAGGGGCGCGGCAGCTTCTTGCTGATCTATCCGCTGGCGCTGCTATTCGGTTTGTTCCAACTGCCACCCACGGTGTTTTTCCGTTGCGCGGCACTGGCCTTTTTGGGTTTCGTGGCCATCAATCTCTACGATGCCTATCGTTTTCGCATGAGCGACCCCGGCCTGGCCACGCTGCAGGTGTGTGCCTTGGGGCTGGTGCTGTTCTGGCTGAGTTTGTTCGCGGCCTACATGCAGAGCATGCGCCAGCGCATGCGTCAGCGTCGTTTCGCTTTGCAGGCGCACCAGGAAACTCTGCGCGGAATGATGCGTCAGCTAGAAGACCTGGTGGCTACCGATGAACTCACCGGCCTATGCAATCGGCGCCATTTTCTGCGCATGGCTGCTCTCGAACTAGAAGGGCTATCACCCAAAGCGAAGCACGGTCTGGCGCTGATCGATCTCGATCACTTCAAGGTCATCAATGACAGACACGGCCATGCAGCAGGGGATCGCGTGCTGCAGGCTTTTGCGGGGGCGGCGACTGCTTGTTTGCGTGAGGGCGACATCATCGCTCGTTACGGAGGAGAGGAATTCGTGCTGCTGGTTCCCAATACCGACACCGATGCCTTCCTGTCTTGCTGCGAGCGCCTGCGGGTAGCATTCAGCGAGGTTGAGCCGATCGGTGTTAATGTGCAGAACCTCAGTTTGTCCGTGGGGATGACCCTGGTGTCCATGCACGACGATCTCGACGAAGCCCTGCACCGCGCCGATCAGGCGCTGTATCACGCCAAGCGTACCGGGCGTAATCGCTGCGCCTCGACCTGGGAACAGGCGGATGCCTGA
- a CDS encoding iron-sulfur-binding ferredoxin reductase: MPELLVGERRVTVDPENNLLDSLLGAGISVPYSCRAGSCQACLVRCLVGEPLDAKPEALDQARREQGWRLACQCRVIDDLQIQVFDPRSDGIPAQIQACDWLSEHVLRLRLLPQQAVRYRAGQHLLLWTADGIARPYSLASLPQEDRFLEFHVDCRQPGAFSDAARQFRVGELLRLGALSGGALHYDPDWQARPLWLLGAGTGLAPLYAVLREALRQSHQGPIRVMHVARSTREHYLAGPLLELAELHPHIQLDLIEAAALPAALAALRPGSRQTIALACGGPDTVEAIARRLYLVGLPRSQLFSDLFLPHA, from the coding sequence ATGCCTGAACTGCTGGTCGGTGAGCGGCGCGTCACCGTCGACCCTGAAAACAACCTGCTCGATTCGCTGCTGGGTGCCGGTATTTCCGTGCCCTACAGTTGTCGCGCGGGCAGTTGCCAGGCGTGCCTGGTGCGCTGTTTGGTGGGCGAACCGCTGGATGCGAAACCCGAGGCCCTCGATCAGGCGCGTCGGGAGCAGGGGTGGCGCCTTGCGTGTCAGTGCCGGGTGATCGATGATCTGCAGATCCAGGTATTCGACCCCAGAAGCGATGGCATCCCTGCGCAGATCCAGGCGTGCGATTGGTTGAGCGAGCATGTGTTGCGCTTGCGCCTGCTACCGCAGCAGGCCGTGCGCTACCGTGCAGGGCAGCATCTGTTGCTGTGGACGGCCGACGGTATCGCCAGGCCGTATTCGCTGGCCAGCCTGCCGCAGGAAGACCGCTTTCTCGAGTTTCACGTGGATTGCCGCCAGCCTGGTGCGTTCAGCGATGCGGCCCGGCAATTCAGGGTGGGAGAACTGTTGCGCCTGGGCGCCCTGAGTGGCGGTGCGCTGCACTACGATCCGGACTGGCAGGCTAGGCCGCTCTGGTTGCTGGGTGCCGGCACCGGCCTCGCGCCGCTTTACGCAGTGCTGCGCGAGGCATTGCGCCAATCCCATCAGGGGCCGATCCGCGTCATGCATGTGGCGCGCTCGACTCGCGAGCACTATCTGGCCGGCCCGTTGCTCGAACTGGCCGAGCTTCATCCACACATACAGCTCGACCTGATCGAGGCGGCAGCGCTGCCCGCAGCTCTGGCGGCGCTGCGTCCGGGCTCACGGCAGACCATCGCGCTGGCCTGCGGCGGGCCCGACACCGTGGAGGCCATCGCCCGACGCCTCTATCTCGTCGGCCTGCCGCGCAGTCAGCTGTTCTCCGACCTGTTTCTGCCACACGCCTGA
- the pyk gene encoding pyruvate kinase produces MTARRTKIVATLGPASNSPEMLEQLILAGLDVARLNFSHGSPEDHKARAKLVRDIAAKHGRHVALLGDLQGPKIRIAKFANKRIELKVGDHFTFSTSHPLTDGNQEIVGIDYPDLVKDCGVGDELLLDDGRVVMRVETTTADTLNCVVLIGGPLSDHKGINRRGGGLTAPALTEKDKADIKLAAEMDLDYLAVSFPRDAADMEYARQLRDESGGKAWLVAKIERAEAVADDETLDGLIKASDVVMVARGDLGVEIGDAELVGIQKKIILHARRHNKAVIVATQMMESMIQNPMPTRAEVSDVANAVLDYTDAVMLSAESAAGSYPLEAVQAMARICLGAERHPTGKSSSHRIGKTFERCDESIALAAMYTANHFPGVKAIIALTESGYTPLIMSRIRSSVPIYSFSPHRDTQARSAMFRGVYTIPFDPAALPPGEVSQAAVDELLKRGLVQQGDWVILTKGDSYHTIGGTNGMKILHVGDALV; encoded by the coding sequence ATGACCGCTCGTCGCACCAAAATCGTTGCCACCCTCGGCCCAGCCAGCAATTCACCGGAAATGCTGGAACAGCTGATCCTCGCAGGGCTGGATGTCGCCCGTCTGAACTTCTCCCACGGCTCGCCGGAAGATCACAAGGCGCGGGCCAAGCTGGTACGTGACATCGCTGCCAAGCACGGTCGTCACGTCGCGCTGCTGGGTGACCTGCAAGGGCCTAAGATCCGCATCGCCAAGTTCGCCAACAAGCGCATCGAGCTGAAGGTCGGTGATCATTTCACCTTCTCCACCAGCCACCCGCTGACGGACGGCAACCAGGAAATCGTGGGTATCGACTACCCGGATCTGGTCAAGGATTGCGGCGTCGGTGACGAGTTGCTGCTCGACGATGGCCGTGTGGTCATGCGTGTCGAAACCACCACTGCTGACACCCTCAATTGCGTCGTATTGATCGGTGGCCCGCTGTCCGATCACAAAGGCATCAACCGCCGTGGCGGTGGCCTGACCGCGCCAGCCCTGACCGAGAAAGACAAGGCCGACATCAAGCTCGCGGCCGAAATGGATCTGGATTACCTGGCCGTTTCCTTCCCGCGTGATGCGGCGGACATGGAATATGCCCGCCAACTGCGTGACGAGTCCGGTGGCAAGGCCTGGCTGGTCGCCAAGATCGAACGCGCCGAAGCGGTAGCGGACGACGAAACCCTGGACGGCTTGATCAAGGCCAGCGACGTGGTGATGGTTGCCCGTGGTGACCTGGGCGTGGAAATCGGCGACGCCGAGCTGGTGGGTATTCAGAAGAAGATCATCCTGCACGCACGCCGCCACAACAAAGCGGTGATCGTTGCGACCCAGATGATGGAGTCGATGATCCAGAACCCGATGCCGACCCGTGCCGAAGTGTCCGACGTAGCCAACGCCGTACTCGACTACACCGACGCGGTCATGCTCTCGGCAGAAAGCGCCGCCGGCTCCTACCCGCTGGAAGCCGTGCAAGCGATGGCGCGCATCTGCCTCGGCGCTGAGCGTCACCCGACCGGCAAGAGCTCCAGCCACCGCATCGGCAAGACCTTCGAGCGTTGCGATGAAAGCATCGCCCTGGCGGCCATGTACACGGCCAACCACTTCCCGGGCGTGAAGGCGATCATCGCCCTGACCGAAAGTGGTTACACGCCGCTGATCATGTCGCGTATCCGCTCCTCGGTACCGATCTACTCGTTCTCCCCGCACCGCGACACTCAGGCGCGTTCGGCGATGTTCCGTGGCGTGTACACCATCCCCTTCGACCCGGCGGCCCTTCCACCAGGCGAAGTCAGCCAGGCTGCGGTGGATGAGCTGCTCAAGCGCGGCCTCGTCCAGCAAGGCGACTGGGTCATCCTGACCAAGGGCGACAGCTACCACACCATCGGTGGCACCAACGGCATGAAGATCCTGCATGTCGGTGACGCTCTGGTCTAA
- a CDS encoding universal stress protein — MKLEKLLVVIDASQPSHPALERAAWLARGTGAQLHILLVEYSAALDGSLLENSLQTRARDALLEQRGKWLEELLSPLREAGLPLQQEVRWGKRLHETVLDVANGLQPDLVLKSAAHNNLLRRLLLTDSCWQLMRHCPFPLWLVHHADWRGRNLCTAVDPLHKDDKPAALDHHLIDTSLALSSALGLHADVVHCHAPLPRTLLNNTELLATYEKYLSDDAEQHHKAFDELVRQHGIAAEAAHLLEGAPENMLPNFVRRHEIDLLVMGAIARGRLDTILIGHTAERLLESVDCDLLVIKLPAEK, encoded by the coding sequence ATGAAACTCGAAAAGCTACTGGTCGTGATCGACGCCAGCCAACCCAGCCACCCGGCCCTTGAGCGTGCCGCATGGCTGGCACGTGGCACTGGCGCCCAGCTGCATATCCTGCTGGTGGAGTATAGCGCCGCGCTGGACGGCAGCCTGCTCGAGAACAGCCTGCAGACCAGAGCCCGCGACGCATTGCTCGAACAGCGTGGCAAATGGCTGGAGGAGCTGCTGAGCCCGTTGCGCGAAGCGGGCCTGCCCCTGCAGCAGGAAGTACGCTGGGGCAAGCGCCTGCACGAAACGGTGCTTGATGTGGCAAATGGTCTGCAGCCAGATCTGGTACTCAAGTCCGCCGCCCACAATAATCTGCTGCGCCGTCTGCTGCTCACCGATAGCTGCTGGCAGTTGATGCGGCACTGCCCGTTCCCGCTGTGGCTGGTTCATCACGCCGACTGGCGTGGGCGCAACCTGTGCACCGCCGTCGACCCACTGCACAAGGACGACAAGCCAGCGGCACTCGATCACCACCTGATCGATACCAGTCTGGCGCTCTCCTCCGCACTCGGCCTGCATGCCGACGTCGTGCACTGCCATGCGCCACTGCCGCGCACGCTGCTCAACAATACCGAGCTGCTGGCCACCTACGAGAAGTACCTCAGCGACGATGCAGAGCAACATCACAAGGCCTTCGATGAGCTGGTTCGCCAGCACGGCATCGCCGCCGAAGCGGCCCACCTGCTCGAGGGCGCGCCGGAAAACATGCTGCCGAACTTCGTGCGCCGGCACGAAATTGACCTGCTGGTGATGGGTGCCATCGCCCGCGGCCGCCTGGACACTATTCTCATTGGTCACACCGCCGAACGCCTGCTCGAATCGGTGGACTGTGACCTGCTGGTGATCAAGCTGCCTGCCGAAAAGTAG
- a CDS encoding tetratricopeptide repeat protein: MRILLLLCCVLVVGGCSRMSLDHHLNKAYQAYDLGECEDALLYLSQAERVSRSRSYIQPEISLLRGQCLERQNLYIDAAQTYQFIIGRYPTSEYAFRARARLETLRQLGHHGLPEPAKVSPARAL; encoded by the coding sequence ATGCGTATTCTGTTGCTGTTGTGCTGTGTTCTGGTCGTTGGCGGATGCTCCCGCATGTCGCTCGATCATCATCTGAACAAGGCCTATCAGGCCTACGACTTGGGCGAGTGTGAGGATGCGCTGCTCTATCTGTCGCAAGCCGAGCGTGTGAGCCGCTCGCGCAGCTACATTCAGCCGGAAATCTCGCTGCTGCGTGGCCAGTGCCTGGAACGGCAGAATCTGTACATCGATGCCGCGCAGACCTATCAGTTCATCATTGGCCGCTATCCCACCAGCGAATATGCGTTCCGTGCCCGGGCGCGGCTGGAAACCCTGCGCCAGCTCGGTCATCATGGTTTGCCGGAGCCTGCCAAGGTGTCGCCTGCCAGGGCGCTTTGA
- a CDS encoding DUF4124 domain-containing protein yields the protein MTRIWICLLLLPTLAFGQVYRWVDERGQVHYGQQPQATDAKAVDVRPQVVERDAATLEREQRSERYFQARREEQAQAAQARKQQQAERAKECTTLRNRLASMPEGRRYYQPGDNGERRYYSDQELDAGRDYLRSQLSERCN from the coding sequence GTGACGCGCATATGGATTTGCCTGCTTCTACTGCCCACACTGGCCTTCGGGCAGGTTTATCGCTGGGTGGATGAGCGCGGGCAGGTGCATTACGGCCAGCAGCCCCAGGCGACGGATGCCAAGGCGGTGGACGTCCGCCCGCAGGTGGTGGAGCGCGATGCTGCTACCCTGGAGCGCGAGCAGCGCAGTGAACGTTACTTTCAGGCCCGTCGTGAAGAGCAGGCCCAAGCTGCTCAGGCCCGGAAACAGCAGCAAGCCGAGAGAGCGAAGGAGTGCACGACGTTGCGTAATCGTCTGGCCTCCATGCCTGAGGGGCGCCGCTACTATCAACCTGGCGACAATGGCGAGCGCCGCTATTACAGTGATCAGGAGCTGGATGCAGGGCGTGATTACCTGCGCAGCCAGTTATCCGAACGGTGTAATTGA
- a CDS encoding PilZ domain-containing protein, which produces MNANRHIERHQLPYYLNVFNAFTDKPIGHLGNVSLDGLMLISQLPVLVGGCFDMRLKIPGPDGLRHIDFSATCLWCREDVTPGSFDSGFALSNPPADYVEMVEALRYYFSFHPLAASV; this is translated from the coding sequence ATGAATGCCAATCGCCATATAGAACGGCACCAGTTGCCGTACTACCTCAACGTCTTCAATGCCTTTACCGATAAGCCAATCGGCCACTTGGGCAATGTCTCGTTGGATGGGTTGATGCTGATCAGCCAGTTACCGGTGTTGGTAGGCGGCTGTTTCGACATGCGCCTGAAGATTCCAGGGCCGGATGGATTGCGGCACATCGACTTCAGCGCGACCTGCCTGTGGTGTCGCGAAGATGTCACGCCTGGTAGCTTCGATTCAGGCTTCGCCCTCAGCAACCCCCCAGCGGATTATGTCGAGATGGTAGAAGCCCTGCGTTACTACTTCAGCTTCCACCCGCTCGCTGCGTCGGTCTGA
- the fdxA gene encoding ferredoxin FdxA, with protein MTFVVTDNCIKCKYTDCVEVCPVDCFYEGPNFLVIHPDECIDCALCEPECPAQAIFSEDEIPDGMQEYIELNAELAEVWPNITERKDAMADAEEWDGVKDKLQHLER; from the coding sequence ATGACCTTCGTCGTCACCGACAACTGCATCAAGTGCAAGTACACCGACTGCGTGGAAGTCTGTCCGGTGGACTGCTTCTACGAAGGCCCGAACTTCCTGGTGATCCACCCGGATGAATGCATCGACTGCGCGCTTTGCGAGCCTGAGTGCCCGGCGCAGGCCATCTTCTCCGAAGACGAGATACCGGATGGCATGCAGGAATATATCGAGCTGAACGCCGAACTGGCGGAAGTCTGGCCGAACATCACCGAGCGCAAAGACGCAATGGCCGATGCCGAAGAGTGGGATGGCGTGAAAGACAAGCTGCAGCACCTGGAGCGCTAA